A portion of the Lysinibacillus timonensis genome contains these proteins:
- a CDS encoding phosphate/phosphite/phosphonate ABC transporter substrate-binding protein produces the protein MKRILITFSLLIFTSIIHGCSASSDKLTIGMIPVRDAKDLEKEFEPVKLYLEKTLNVDIDIQVTDSYASLVKKMKNGTIDIGWYGAFSFIAAESELNLTPLVVQQRKETGLYYQSLIITKNDSRIENIEDLKDSVFAFVDAGSTSGFVLPFALFKSRNINMEQHFKDTVFSGTHEQVLIDIGNGRVDAGAISSIQYNELIKLGKINKETYKIIWQSENIPSSPIVARSDIDNGIKQGFIEAMLNIHIQIPNELKMFDDSIVKFIEIDNKIYHPIRNIATILGKDYMYEYFLKGECCL, from the coding sequence ATGAAACGAATACTTATTACATTTAGCCTTTTGATATTTACTAGTATCATACACGGGTGCAGTGCGAGTTCAGATAAGTTAACGATTGGAATGATCCCTGTTAGAGATGCAAAAGATCTAGAAAAGGAATTTGAGCCCGTAAAACTTTATTTAGAAAAAACTCTAAACGTCGATATTGATATTCAAGTCACAGATAGCTATGCTAGTTTAGTAAAAAAAATGAAAAATGGAACGATTGATATTGGTTGGTACGGGGCTTTTTCATTTATTGCAGCTGAAAGCGAGTTAAATTTAACCCCATTAGTTGTACAACAAAGAAAAGAAACAGGTCTCTACTACCAATCTCTAATTATTACAAAGAATGATTCTCGAATTGAAAATATTGAGGATTTAAAAGATAGTGTTTTTGCATTTGTGGATGCGGGATCTACTTCAGGATTTGTTCTACCGTTTGCGCTTTTTAAAAGCCGAAATATAAACATGGAACAACATTTCAAAGACACAGTTTTTTCTGGTACACATGAACAAGTTCTAATAGATATCGGGAATGGTAGAGTAGATGCTGGTGCAATTAGCAGTATTCAATATAATGAATTAATAAAGTTGGGCAAAATAAATAAGGAAACTTATAAAATCATTTGGCAGTCGGAAAATATCCCCAGTTCGCCGATTGTCGCAAGAAGTGACATTGATAATGGAATTAAACAAGGATTTATAGAAGCTATGCTAAATATCCATATTCAAATACCAAATGAGTTAAAAATGTTTGACGATTCCATTGTGAAATTTATTGAAATAGATAATAAAATTTATCATCCTATAAGAAATATAGCAACAATTCTCGGAAAAGATTATATGTACGAGTATTTCTTAAAAGGTGAATGTTGTTTGTAA
- a CDS encoding radical SAM/SPASM domain-containing protein → MKTFKKVYIEITSVCNLACSFCPPTQRTKGIIKLDAFNRILDEIRPHTKYIYLHVKGEPLLHPRIDQLLDAAHEKGFKVNITTNGTLIKKNREKLLGKPALRQINFSLHSFDGHEGSENREKYLEDILEFVREARKQKILISYRLWNLQRGHATDLANRRNRETLEILENEYDLDFRIEERVEPGKGVKIADNIYLNQDHEFRWPSLHAPADDGKGFCHALKSHAAILVDGTVVPCCLDGEGVINLGNINEKSFSEIVEGERANQLVDGFSKRIAVEELCKKCGFRQKFGI, encoded by the coding sequence GTGAAAACTTTTAAAAAGGTTTATATAGAGATTACTAGTGTTTGTAATCTTGCATGCAGTTTTTGTCCCCCCACTCAAAGAACAAAAGGAATTATTAAGCTTGATGCGTTTAATAGAATACTAGATGAAATTAGGCCACATACAAAATATATTTATCTACACGTAAAAGGAGAACCCCTCCTGCATCCTAGGATTGATCAGTTACTTGATGCAGCTCACGAAAAAGGTTTCAAAGTAAACATAACAACGAATGGTACTCTTATTAAAAAGAATAGAGAAAAGTTACTAGGGAAACCAGCACTTCGACAAATTAACTTTTCATTACATAGTTTTGACGGACATGAGGGTTCTGAAAATCGTGAAAAGTACTTAGAAGATATTTTAGAATTTGTACGTGAAGCTCGGAAACAAAAGATATTAATCTCCTATCGACTTTGGAATTTACAAAGAGGTCATGCAACTGATTTAGCAAATAGAAGAAATAGAGAAACGTTGGAAATACTTGAAAATGAATATGACCTTGACTTTAGAATTGAAGAAAGAGTAGAACCTGGTAAGGGTGTGAAAATAGCAGACAATATTTATTTAAACCAAGACCATGAGTTTAGATGGCCAAGCCTTCATGCACCAGCAGATGATGGAAAAGGGTTTTGCCATGCCTTAAAAAGTCATGCCGCAATTTTAGTTGATGGAACCGTTGTACCTTGCTGTCTGGATGGGGAAGGGGTTATTAATTTAGGAAATATAAATGAGAAGTCGTTTTCGGAAATAGTGGAAGGGGAAAGAGCGAACCAATTGGTAGATGGTTTTTCAAAGCGTATAGCAGTTGAGGAATTATGTAAAAAATGCGGTTTCCGACAAAAGTTTGGTATTTAG
- a CDS encoding YunC family protein translates to MISTETLNIQGHIFTAVTVYLPKTTLLTISNDIGYIMCGALDVGLLNSKLKDRKIIAGRAVGVRTIDELLKAPLESVTYEAENLGIVKGMIGEEALLKMI, encoded by the coding sequence ATGATTTCAACAGAAACGCTAAATATTCAAGGACATATTTTCACTGCAGTAACAGTATACTTACCTAAAACAACATTATTAACCATATCAAATGACATTGGCTATATAATGTGTGGGGCATTGGATGTTGGATTACTTAACAGTAAGTTAAAGGATCGAAAAATTATTGCTGGTCGTGCGGTTGGCGTTAGAACAATTGACGAATTACTAAAGGCACCATTAGAATCCGTTACTTACGAGGCAGAAAACCTTGGGATAGTAAAGGGCATGATTGGTGAAGAGGCATTGCTTAAAATGATTTAA
- a CDS encoding ribonuclease J, which translates to MTERENQLSIFALGGINEIGKNMYVLEYGNDLVIVDCGAKFADDALLGINLIIPDVTYLQENSHKIRGLVVTHGHEDHIGGIPYFLKKLNVPVYATRFTLGLIELKLKEHKILRESTLIEINSNSKLDFGNIQVSFFRTSHSIPDCLAIVFDTPEGKVVHTGDFKFDLTPVNNQYTDIHKMAKIGEEGILMLISESTNAERPGLTPSESKVGQHIEEAFFSATGKVIISTFASNVNRVQQIVEACKKTNRKLALLGRSMVNVISVARARGYLDVPDWMLVDARDSRQLPPERVTILCTGSQGEPLAALSRLSTNSNRDVKVMPNDTVIFAASPIPGNEKDVSKIVDNLFQLGANVIYGSSSITGMHVSGHGYQEDLKLMITLMKPKYFIPIHGEYRMLHLHRKLAEAVGVERGHSFIIKNGDVVDVQNGQARQARKVIAGDTYVDNAGDDEVGDIVLRDRKQLSEEGMLVIVVTVNKENGKRVSDPDSISRGFVYAKNSEELITNINEVVKRTIDPFKDPNILGMKRAIKKEVGNYVYEKTNKKPMILPIILAI; encoded by the coding sequence TTGACAGAAAGAGAAAATCAATTATCTATTTTTGCATTAGGCGGTATTAACGAAATCGGTAAAAACATGTATGTTTTAGAATACGGTAATGATTTAGTAATCGTTGATTGTGGTGCCAAGTTTGCAGACGATGCATTGTTAGGAATTAATTTAATTATCCCTGATGTAACATACTTACAAGAGAACTCACATAAAATTCGTGGTTTAGTTGTCACACATGGACATGAGGATCATATTGGAGGTATTCCTTACTTCCTAAAAAAATTAAATGTTCCTGTTTATGCTACAAGGTTTACACTAGGGTTAATTGAATTAAAACTGAAGGAACATAAAATACTTCGTGAATCAACGCTCATTGAAATTAATTCAAATTCAAAACTAGATTTCGGAAATATTCAAGTAAGCTTTTTCAGAACAAGTCATAGTATTCCTGATTGCCTAGCTATTGTTTTTGATACTCCAGAAGGGAAAGTCGTACACACTGGAGATTTTAAATTTGATTTGACTCCAGTGAATAATCAATACACTGACATTCACAAAATGGCGAAAATCGGTGAAGAGGGAATCTTAATGTTAATTTCCGAAAGTACTAATGCGGAAAGACCAGGCTTGACTCCATCTGAAAGTAAAGTAGGACAGCATATAGAGGAAGCATTTTTTAGTGCGACAGGAAAAGTCATTATTTCCACTTTTGCATCAAATGTCAATCGCGTACAACAAATTGTTGAAGCTTGTAAAAAAACAAATCGGAAACTCGCATTGCTTGGTCGAAGCATGGTGAATGTCATTTCTGTTGCAAGAGCACGGGGCTATTTAGATGTACCTGATTGGATGCTTGTTGATGCACGAGATTCACGACAACTCCCTCCCGAGCGTGTCACGATTTTATGTACTGGGAGTCAAGGTGAGCCACTCGCAGCACTTTCCCGCTTATCAACAAACAGTAATCGAGATGTAAAGGTAATGCCAAACGATACTGTTATTTTTGCGGCTTCTCCTATACCAGGAAATGAAAAAGATGTATCAAAAATTGTAGATAATCTATTCCAACTTGGCGCTAATGTAATTTATGGATCTTCAAGTATTACAGGAATGCACGTATCTGGTCATGGTTATCAAGAAGATTTAAAACTAATGATTACGCTCATGAAACCGAAATACTTTATTCCAATACATGGAGAATATCGTATGCTTCATTTACACCGGAAATTAGCTGAAGCCGTTGGAGTAGAAAGAGGACATTCCTTTATTATTAAAAATGGCGATGTCGTAGATGTACAGAATGGTCAAGCACGACAAGCACGTAAAGTAATTGCTGGAGATACTTATGTGGATAATGCAGGAGATGATGAAGTAGGCGATATCGTTCTTCGCGACCGTAAACAACTTTCTGAGGAAGGTATGCTTGTCATTGTTGTAACTGTTAATAAGGAAAATGGGAAACGCGTTTCCGATCCAGATAGTATATCCCGCGGTTTTGTTTATGCGAAGAATTCCGAGGAACTTATCACAAATATTAATGAAGTTGTTAAAAGAACAATTGATCCATTTAAGGATCCTAATATTTTAGGAATGAAACGCGCAATTAAAAAAGAAGTTGGCAATTACGTTTATGAAAAAACGAATAAAAAGCCGATGATTTTGCCAATTATACTCGCGATATAA
- the ehuA gene encoding ectoine/hydroxyectoine ABC transporter ATP-binding protein EhuA gives MAEPIVQFKDVKKAFGKTQILKGIDLDILPSEKVAVIGPSGSGKTTLIRMLMTLEKPTSGDILVNGENLWKMKKKGKLVKANETHLRSMRGDIGMVFQHFNLFPHMTVLENCMVAPINVKKENKEEVRERAIHMLERVGLGTKLNNYPSQLSGGQKQRVAMARALVMRPKIMLFDEVTSALDPELVGEVLEVIRDIAVNDDMAMVLVTHEMDFALDIADKVLFLDNGVIAEQGTAKEVFENETNERLQSFLHRFRRTESV, from the coding sequence TTGGCTGAACCTATCGTGCAATTTAAAGATGTAAAGAAAGCTTTTGGTAAAACACAGATATTGAAGGGAATTGATCTAGACATACTTCCGTCTGAAAAAGTTGCTGTGATTGGACCTAGTGGATCAGGAAAAACAACACTAATTCGTATGTTAATGACACTAGAGAAACCTACTTCTGGTGATATTCTAGTAAATGGTGAAAATCTGTGGAAAATGAAAAAGAAAGGGAAACTCGTTAAAGCAAATGAAACCCACTTAAGAAGTATGCGTGGAGACATTGGAATGGTCTTTCAGCACTTTAACCTTTTTCCACATATGACGGTATTAGAAAATTGTATGGTAGCTCCGATTAATGTAAAGAAGGAAAATAAAGAGGAAGTTCGAGAAAGAGCTATTCACATGCTAGAACGGGTTGGCCTTGGTACTAAATTAAATAATTATCCATCACAATTGTCTGGTGGCCAAAAACAGAGAGTTGCGATGGCACGTGCTTTAGTAATGCGCCCTAAAATTATGTTATTTGATGAAGTAACATCTGCTCTAGATCCTGAATTAGTAGGGGAAGTATTAGAGGTAATTAGAGATATAGCGGTAAATGACGACATGGCTATGGTTCTCGTAACGCATGAGATGGATTTTGCATTGGATATTGCTGATAAAGTACTATTTCTTGATAATGGTGTTATCGCAGAACAAGGTACAGCAAAAGAGGTATTTGAAAACGAAACAAATGAACGTCTTCAAAGCTTTCTACATCGTTTTAGAAGAACAGAATCTGTATAA
- the ehuD gene encoding ectoine/hydroxyectoine ABC transporter permease subunit EhuD — translation MSNWSQETFYEAVPFVLQGIGVTVGLTLACFAFSLLFGFVWLFLRRVPIKWFSWIVTWTMEFIRSTPPLVQLFFIFYAWPMIPYIGVTLDPLTSAVLGLGVHFSTYIGEIYRSGIEAVNKGQWEAAKALNFSTIDKWRNIILPQAIPPTIPMLGNYFIIMFKEVPLASTIGATGILLMANTFGSRNFAYLEPLTIVGIIFLLLSYPSSKLIKRLELKMNTRFKGSSKVI, via the coding sequence ATGAGTAATTGGAGTCAAGAAACGTTTTATGAAGCTGTACCTTTTGTCCTTCAAGGTATTGGGGTAACAGTCGGCTTAACACTAGCATGTTTTGCCTTTTCGCTTTTATTTGGATTTGTTTGGCTATTTTTAAGAAGAGTCCCGATAAAATGGTTTTCTTGGATTGTAACTTGGACAATGGAGTTTATCAGATCTACACCACCACTCGTCCAATTATTCTTTATTTTTTATGCATGGCCAATGATTCCTTATATCGGCGTAACATTAGATCCTCTTACTAGTGCAGTTTTAGGCTTAGGTGTTCACTTTAGTACTTATATTGGAGAAATCTATCGTTCAGGTATTGAAGCTGTCAACAAAGGTCAATGGGAAGCAGCTAAAGCGTTAAATTTCTCTACTATTGATAAATGGAGAAACATTATTTTACCTCAAGCAATCCCACCAACTATTCCAATGTTAGGTAATTATTTTATTATCATGTTCAAGGAAGTACCATTAGCCTCAACTATTGGTGCAACAGGTATTTTACTTATGGCAAACACATTTGGCTCTAGGAATTTTGCATATCTAGAACCATTAACCATTGTTGGCATTATCTTCCTATTACTAAGCTATCCATCTTCAAAATTAATTAAAAGATTGGAATTAAAAATGAATACACGATTCAAGGGTAGCTCAAAAGTTATATAA
- a CDS encoding amino acid ABC transporter permease yields the protein MPQLLKGLGITLSVLLVSALFAYFFAFVAGLCQLSKSIIVRKITSLYVEIFRGTSLIVQLFWLVYAIPMLFDIRLGSNWWVGVIAIGLNYGAYLSEVVRGAIIAVDKGQTEASIALNLSPMQRMRLIILPQAIRMMLPEFGNYTIQMLKGTSLVSLIGMRDILYYGDILRSTNLSQAPLIYLLVLILYFIIAIPLILLTRKAEEISKRGVASV from the coding sequence ATGCCTCAGTTATTAAAGGGATTAGGAATAACACTTTCTGTTCTGCTTGTTTCGGCTCTATTCGCTTATTTTTTTGCCTTTGTCGCGGGATTATGTCAACTATCTAAAAGTATAATTGTACGCAAAATTACTAGCTTATACGTTGAAATCTTTAGAGGAACATCATTAATCGTTCAATTATTCTGGTTAGTTTATGCAATCCCGATGCTATTTGATATCCGTCTAGGTTCTAACTGGTGGGTGGGTGTTATTGCAATTGGGTTAAATTACGGCGCCTATTTATCGGAAGTAGTAAGAGGGGCCATCATCGCTGTTGATAAAGGACAAACAGAAGCCAGTATTGCATTAAATTTATCACCAATGCAGCGGATGCGCCTCATTATTCTCCCTCAAGCAATTCGAATGATGCTACCCGAGTTTGGGAACTACACAATTCAAATGCTAAAAGGAACGTCCCTCGTTTCTCTAATTGGAATGAGAGATATTTTATATTACGGAGATATATTACGAAGCACAAACCTTTCACAAGCACCGTTGATTTACCTCCTTGTTTTAATATTGTACTTCATTATCGCAATCCCACTTATTTTGCTAACTAGAAAAGCGGAAGAAATATCAAAGAGAGGAGTAGCTAGTGTATGA
- the ehuB gene encoding ectoine/hydroxyectoine ABC transporter substrate-binding protein EhuB — protein sequence METKRLLHLIYLSVFVIILAACGSDQTSADGNRLEELKNSGTVKIGFANEKPYAYEENGELKGANVEIAQAVFKELGIETIEPQLADFSQLIPGLQAGQFDVVTAGMAITPDRCERVQFSEPELQYGEGLIVKAGNPLNLQSYEDIANNSDVTVVVMEGATEIEFLEQSGVNPNQIVTAPDIAATFSAVQSGRAEATTGTEMTVKMALDSLNSNELEFVETFKQPDVDGVPSYGASAFNIEDADLRDAYNEVLNQLKEDGTVAEILEANGFSEQSNMVNVGEVTTAQACSGEV from the coding sequence CAGATCAAACTAGTGCTGACGGAAATAGACTGGAAGAGTTAAAGAATTCAGGTACTGTTAAAATTGGTTTCGCTAATGAAAAGCCATATGCCTATGAAGAAAATGGGGAATTAAAAGGTGCAAATGTAGAAATTGCACAAGCGGTATTTAAAGAACTTGGCATTGAAACTATTGAGCCTCAATTAGCTGATTTTAGTCAATTAATTCCAGGGTTACAAGCTGGGCAATTTGATGTTGTTACAGCTGGAATGGCTATTACTCCAGATCGTTGTGAAAGAGTTCAATTCAGTGAACCTGAACTTCAATATGGTGAAGGTTTAATTGTAAAAGCTGGTAATCCATTAAATCTACAAAGTTATGAAGATATTGCGAATAACTCTGACGTAACTGTTGTAGTAATGGAAGGTGCTACTGAAATTGAGTTTTTAGAACAATCTGGAGTAAACCCTAATCAAATTGTTACTGCACCAGATATTGCTGCTACTTTTTCTGCAGTTCAATCAGGAAGAGCAGAAGCAACAACTGGTACAGAGATGACTGTAAAAATGGCATTGGATTCTCTAAATAGTAATGAGTTGGAATTTGTAGAGACATTTAAACAACCCGATGTTGATGGGGTTCCTAGTTACGGTGCATCTGCTTTTAATATAGAAGATGCCGATTTACGTGATGCATACAATGAAGTGCTGAACCAATTAAAAGAAGATGGTACAGTCGCTGAAATACTTGAAGCAAACGGCTTTAGTGAGCAAAGTAATATGGTAAATGTAGGTGAGGTAACAACTGCACAAGCATGTAGTGGAGAAGTGTAA